A genomic region of Longimicrobiales bacterium contains the following coding sequences:
- a CDS encoding polysaccharide pyruvyl transferase family protein, whose protein sequence is MPRAMQLPAERGARRRVTVLNSVALNAGDAAILAGLRVALLEAFGADLELQVADDAPTAASALYPDIDFFTGLHGSGLNARHALRGATRSLHRRRVRIAQLLLERAPAGGRALLDRRGREHLARVGGSVAAISTGGTYFVEHYSFERRALEVLAAISTGVPTFLYTQSLGPFTRRDTRHLMRRVLSGCAAVFLRDERSRQHALELGVDEARLHVRPDAAFVLSVPGPTLSTDRPLRIAVSVREWGHFSSGTRAEGTARYTEAVAATVRALAREQDAQVTFMSTCQGVPAYWTDDSQFADRIVGELLRDVPGVHVDHAFRSPVALRDAYREFDLVIATRMHAAILALCAGTPVVPIAYEFKTMELFRSLGMAELVDDIDHLSPESLVARVKRAVDERYLLRARIAALLPQLREQAAEPAHRIRRLIEVA, encoded by the coding sequence ATGCCCCGCGCGATGCAGTTGCCGGCTGAACGGGGAGCACGCCGGCGCGTCACGGTGCTGAACTCGGTCGCACTGAACGCGGGCGACGCAGCGATCCTGGCGGGGCTGAGAGTGGCACTGCTCGAGGCGTTCGGAGCAGATCTCGAACTGCAGGTGGCCGACGACGCGCCGACAGCTGCCAGTGCGCTCTACCCCGACATCGACTTCTTCACCGGGCTGCACGGGAGCGGGCTGAACGCCCGGCATGCGCTGCGGGGTGCTACACGAAGCCTGCACCGACGGCGGGTGCGAATCGCGCAACTTCTGTTAGAGCGAGCGCCCGCCGGAGGGCGGGCCCTGCTCGATCGGAGGGGACGAGAGCACCTCGCGCGCGTCGGCGGGAGCGTCGCTGCCATCTCGACCGGGGGTACGTACTTCGTCGAACACTACTCGTTCGAGCGGCGTGCGCTCGAGGTTCTCGCAGCAATCTCCACAGGTGTTCCTACGTTTCTCTATACGCAATCGCTGGGTCCCTTCACCCGCCGGGACACGCGGCACCTGATGCGGCGCGTCCTTTCGGGATGTGCGGCCGTGTTCCTGCGCGACGAGCGCTCGCGACAGCACGCACTGGAGTTGGGGGTCGACGAAGCGCGGCTGCACGTGCGCCCCGACGCAGCGTTCGTGCTGAGTGTTCCTGGACCGACGCTGTCGACGGATCGCCCGCTGCGGATCGCCGTGTCCGTCCGCGAGTGGGGGCACTTCAGCTCGGGAACGCGCGCGGAGGGCACCGCGCGCTATACAGAGGCGGTGGCGGCGACCGTGCGTGCGCTCGCCCGCGAGCAGGACGCGCAGGTGACCTTCATGTCGACGTGCCAGGGCGTGCCAGCATACTGGACCGACGACTCACAATTTGCGGACCGGATCGTCGGCGAGTTGCTGCGTGACGTTCCGGGCGTGCACGTGGATCACGCGTTCCGCTCGCCCGTCGCACTGCGCGATGCCTACCGCGAATTCGACCTCGTCATCGCGACGCGGATGCACGCCGCCATTCTCGCGCTCTGCGCCGGCACGCCGGTCGTGCCGATTGCATACGAGTTCAAGACGATGGAGCTGTTCAGATCGCTGGGTATGGCCGAACTCGTAGATGATATCGACCACCTGAGCCCCGAATCCCTGGTTGCACGCGTGAAGCGGGCGGTCGACGAACGTTACTTGCTGCGTGCCCGCATTGCGGCGCTGCTGCCTCAACTGCGCGAGCAGGCGGCCGAACCCGCTCATCGAATCAGGCGCTTGATCGAGGTTGCGTGA
- a CDS encoding glycosyltransferase family 2 protein, with product MVITTYNQPAWLELVLLGYRVQTFRDFEVLVADDGSDERTRAVIDRARSQLGVPLHHVWHEDRGFRKCTILNRAIEASSGQALLFTDGDCIPRPDLLAVHDAQLQRGRFLSGGYAKLSEHVSHAITAEDVLSGNATSWRWLRAHGAPASRALLRLRVPAATGRLLDALTTTRPTFNGHNSTVWRDDVIRANGFDERMGWGGLDRELGERLENAGVRGKQVRHRAHVVHLYHRRGYRRPEIEAANRAIRNETARLKRTRTEHGINAPRDAVAG from the coding sequence GTGGTGATCACGACCTACAACCAGCCCGCCTGGCTCGAGCTGGTGCTGCTCGGCTACCGCGTCCAGACGTTCCGCGACTTCGAGGTCCTCGTGGCCGACGACGGCTCGGACGAACGGACCCGCGCCGTGATCGACCGGGCGCGGTCGCAGCTCGGTGTGCCGCTCCACCACGTCTGGCACGAGGACCGCGGCTTCCGCAAGTGCACGATCCTGAACCGTGCGATCGAGGCGTCCAGCGGCCAGGCGCTGCTGTTCACGGACGGCGATTGCATCCCGCGCCCCGACCTCCTCGCCGTGCACGACGCCCAGCTCCAGCGCGGGCGGTTCCTGTCGGGCGGGTACGCCAAGCTGTCCGAGCACGTGAGCCACGCGATCACGGCCGAGGACGTGCTGTCTGGCAATGCGACGTCCTGGCGCTGGCTGCGCGCGCACGGGGCACCCGCGTCGCGCGCGCTGCTCCGGCTGCGCGTGCCTGCTGCGACCGGGCGGCTGCTCGACGCCCTCACGACCACGCGGCCGACGTTCAACGGCCACAATTCCACCGTGTGGCGGGATGACGTGATCCGCGCCAACGGCTTCGACGAGCGCATGGGCTGGGGCGGGCTGGACCGCGAGCTGGGCGAGCGGCTGGAAAACGCAGGAGTGCGCGGCAAGCAGGTCCGTCATCGCGCGCACGTGGTTCACCTGTACCACCGGCGCGGGTACCGCAGGCCGGAGATCGAGGCGGCGAACCGGGCCATCCGGAACGAGACGGCGCGGCTGAAGCGGACGCGGACGGAGCACGGGATCAATGCCCCGCGCGATGCAGTTGCCGGCTGA
- a CDS encoding LPXTG cell wall anchor domain-containing protein, which translates to MTFIRSVLVLLAAIALLLVPYSLGHALSNHHTTPVIFGIVALVVLSGLALFLTRRRQHADSAQH; encoded by the coding sequence ATGACCTTCATCCGTTCCGTTCTGGTGCTGCTCGCAGCCATTGCGCTGCTGCTCGTGCCCTACTCGCTCGGGCACGCACTCTCGAACCACCATACGACGCCGGTCATCTTCGGCATCGTCGCACTCGTCGTGCTGTCAGGGCTGGCGCTGTTCCTGACGCGTCGGCGCCAGCACGCCGATTCCGCGCAGCACTAG
- a CDS encoding type II toxin-antitoxin system VapC family toxin — MLVIDASAMVQVLLRGAGANAIEERLFSGESLHAPHLLDLEVAQVLRRYQLAGDLDDARGELALDLHRDFAIQRYPHHLFLSRVWQLRRNATAYDAVYLALAEALGATLLTRDRRLAGVPGCVAEVEVV; from the coding sequence ATGCTCGTAATCGACGCATCGGCGATGGTGCAGGTACTTCTGCGAGGTGCAGGCGCGAACGCGATCGAGGAGCGGCTGTTCTCGGGCGAGTCGCTGCATGCTCCACATCTGCTGGACCTCGAGGTCGCGCAGGTTCTCCGCCGTTATCAGCTCGCCGGCGACCTGGATGATGCGCGTGGCGAGCTTGCGTTGGACCTGCACCGCGACTTCGCGATCCAGCGTTATCCGCACCACCTGTTTCTGAGTCGGGTGTGGCAGCTCCGTCGCAATGCGACGGCGTACGACGCCGTGTACCTCGCCCTGGCGGAGGCACTCGGCGCGACGCTGCTCACGCGTGATCGTCGTCTGGCGGGGGTGCCAGGCTGTGTGGCGGAGGTGGAAGTCGTATAG
- a CDS encoding DUF58 domain-containing protein translates to MTSRGAGRIAARAASAYVRAMPDIPLVHARERADLLDPRELAALGGLEFVARAVVEGFIAGLHRSPHRGFSVEFAEHRMYQPGDDLRYVDWRMFGRSDRYYIKQFEEETNLRCYVLLDTSASMGWTSGSGLPSKLWYAQQLAASLSLLLLRQGDAVGLIGFDDLARVHIAPRGGQRHWHELLQALERLGPSGRTEAGSALRDVTGRLRRRGLVVLISDLLVDQATTRLALQYLRHRGHEVVVFHLIDPGERELPPGIGDARFVDPETGEELPVSVADLRREYRDAVQHAIEEWRATLRPQGIDYEVIDTDAPLAHALRAYLHKRERLG, encoded by the coding sequence GTGACCAGTCGAGGGGCGGGGCGAATTGCCGCGCGTGCGGCGAGCGCCTACGTTCGCGCGATGCCTGACATCCCGCTGGTTCACGCGCGCGAGCGCGCCGACCTGCTCGACCCACGCGAGCTCGCCGCACTCGGCGGGCTCGAGTTCGTGGCTCGGGCCGTGGTCGAGGGCTTCATCGCGGGACTCCATCGCTCGCCGCATCGCGGCTTCTCGGTCGAGTTCGCAGAGCACCGGATGTACCAGCCGGGTGACGACCTGCGCTACGTCGACTGGCGGATGTTCGGCCGCTCCGACCGCTACTACATCAAGCAGTTCGAGGAGGAGACCAACCTCCGCTGCTATGTGCTGCTGGACACGAGCGCATCGATGGGGTGGACGTCGGGGAGCGGCCTCCCGTCGAAGCTCTGGTACGCACAGCAGCTCGCGGCGTCGCTCTCGCTGCTGCTGCTGCGCCAGGGGGACGCGGTCGGGCTGATCGGGTTCGACGACCTGGCACGCGTTCACATCGCACCGCGGGGCGGACAGCGACACTGGCACGAGCTGCTGCAGGCGCTGGAGCGGCTCGGCCCGTCCGGCCGGACGGAGGCGGGCAGCGCCTTGCGCGACGTGACCGGCCGCCTGCGACGGCGGGGCCTCGTCGTCCTGATCTCGGACCTGCTCGTCGACCAGGCAACGACGCGCCTTGCGCTGCAGTACCTGCGACATCGCGGGCACGAGGTGGTCGTCTTTCATCTCATCGATCCCGGCGAGCGCGAGCTGCCGCCTGGGATCGGCGATGCGCGCTTTGTCGATCCCGAGACCGGTGAGGAGCTGCCGGTCAGCGTCGCGGACCTGCGGCGCGAGTATCGCGACGCGGTGCAGCACGCGATCGAGGAATGGCGTGCCACGCTGCGACCGCAGGGCATCGACTACGAGGTGATCGACACGGATGCACCGCTTGCGCACGCGCTGCGCGCCTACCTGCACAAGCGAGAGCGGCTCGGCTGA
- a CDS encoding BatA domain-containing protein, with translation MGVLVPALLALAAAAIVPIVLHLLQRHQGPRVVFPALRYLRRAEKESARQIRLRQLLLLLLRVAALLLLAVAAAQPFIRGAGASHEPSAVAIILDNSLSSGTVSNDRRVLDVLKAHALETLLRAGPDDRFWLLRAGAPWEPALPGDAETTAARVRETEPTAAASDLAAAVAHAAALLATGAEGRAREIQILSDAQESAFRGAVDRLDDELEVVILAPGNAPPNRGVADVEIGGGLAPVEGQRSTVAVAIAGSGSDTVGVRLSLDGRTIAAGSAPVGSSAVLPLPARRAGVAAGHVEIDADALRGDDRRYIAMHIEPPPSVRYAGTNEFIRDALDVLADAGRIRREGGRADVSLLPSAAGIDALPAATAAVVLPPESPLELPALNRRLASAQIPWRYEPRTGSGEARIAATQGADDLMRPLERVRIRSWYALQRAGTGADTVLITMADGAPWAVRGMRGGGGVYVLLSTPLEETASTIPTSPAMLPLMDRVTGTWSATTAASPVVAPGESVALPDAADALLLPDGTREPVTGGSSFRGANEPGVYHVLAGPDTLTAFAVNPPPAESDLTRLDEDELRGWIDGASVAVPDADDWARTVFRHRLGAESWRPFALLALLLLLVEPLLAASGRVTGTRGTGTARRTSMNRPSPVTD, from the coding sequence ATGGGTGTCCTCGTACCCGCACTGCTGGCGCTCGCCGCGGCGGCCATTGTTCCGATCGTCCTGCACCTGCTCCAGCGACACCAGGGGCCTCGGGTGGTCTTCCCTGCCCTGCGCTACCTGCGACGGGCGGAAAAGGAGAGCGCCCGGCAGATCCGCCTGCGCCAGCTTCTGCTGCTTCTGCTTCGGGTGGCTGCGCTCCTTCTGCTGGCCGTTGCGGCGGCGCAGCCGTTCATCCGCGGCGCGGGCGCGAGCCACGAGCCGAGCGCCGTTGCCATCATCCTGGACAACTCGCTGAGCAGCGGGACCGTGAGCAATGACCGGCGCGTGCTCGACGTGCTGAAAGCGCACGCGCTGGAGACGCTGCTGCGTGCCGGCCCGGACGATCGCTTCTGGCTGCTGCGCGCCGGTGCGCCGTGGGAACCGGCCCTGCCCGGCGACGCGGAGACGACGGCGGCGCGCGTGCGGGAAACGGAGCCGACCGCGGCAGCGAGCGACCTCGCGGCTGCCGTCGCGCACGCGGCGGCGCTGCTCGCCACGGGCGCGGAAGGCCGGGCGCGGGAGATCCAGATTCTCAGTGACGCACAGGAGAGTGCATTCCGCGGCGCGGTCGACCGACTCGACGACGAGCTCGAGGTCGTCATCCTGGCGCCGGGAAACGCGCCGCCGAACCGCGGCGTCGCGGACGTGGAGATCGGCGGCGGCCTCGCGCCCGTCGAGGGACAGCGCAGCACCGTCGCCGTCGCGATCGCAGGCAGCGGCAGCGACACGGTCGGCGTGCGACTGTCGCTGGACGGGCGGACGATCGCTGCCGGCAGCGCGCCGGTGGGCAGCAGCGCCGTGCTGCCCCTGCCGGCGCGACGTGCCGGCGTCGCGGCGGGCCACGTGGAGATCGACGCCGACGCACTGCGCGGCGACGATCGGCGCTACATCGCGATGCACATCGAGCCGCCACCGTCCGTGCGGTACGCGGGCACGAACGAGTTCATCCGCGACGCGCTCGATGTGCTCGCGGACGCGGGGCGGATCCGCCGCGAGGGCGGACGCGCAGACGTCTCCCTGCTGCCTTCGGCTGCTGGCATCGACGCACTCCCTGCCGCGACTGCCGCGGTCGTGCTCCCGCCGGAGTCGCCCCTGGAACTGCCGGCCCTGAACCGGCGGCTCGCAAGCGCGCAGATCCCGTGGCGCTACGAACCGCGAACGGGCAGCGGCGAGGCCCGCATTGCAGCGACGCAGGGAGCGGACGACCTGATGCGCCCGCTGGAGCGTGTCCGCATCCGCTCGTGGTACGCGCTGCAGCGCGCGGGTACCGGCGCGGACACGGTGCTGATCACGATGGCGGATGGTGCACCCTGGGCCGTGCGCGGCATGCGCGGCGGCGGCGGCGTCTACGTGCTGCTGTCGACGCCGCTCGAGGAGACCGCGAGCACGATCCCGACCTCGCCTGCAATGCTGCCGCTGATGGATCGTGTCACCGGCACCTGGAGCGCGACCACGGCGGCATCGCCAGTGGTTGCACCGGGGGAGAGCGTGGCCCTCCCGGACGCTGCGGACGCGCTGCTGCTGCCGGACGGAACGCGCGAGCCGGTTACCGGCGGCTCGTCGTTCCGGGGCGCGAATGAACCCGGTGTGTATCACGTACTTGCAGGCCCCGACACCCTCACGGCATTTGCCGTGAATCCGCCCCCGGCGGAATCCGATCTGACCCGGCTCGATGAGGACGAGCTGCGCGGCTGGATCGACGGCGCATCGGTTGCCGTCCCGGATGCGGACGACTGGGCGCGGACCGTGTTCCGACACCGCCTGGGCGCCGAGTCGTGGCGGCCCTTCGCGCTGCTCGCACTGCTGCTCCTGCTCGTCGAGCCGCTGCTCGCTGCGAGCGGGCGGGTGACGGGCACGCGCGGCACGGGCACTGCACGTCGCACGAGCATGAACAGACCATCCCCTGTCACTGACTGA
- a CDS encoding M20/M25/M40 family metallo-hydrolase produces MRVRRFAVLLLGAAAAACAGQPAPATPTAGPTSAADQAEATITAGDIYARIAFLADDALRGRDTPSPGLEVAAAYIASEFRRMGLEPGGENGTYLQRYPFITRVLDVTQAAVELRAGDTRMTLTYGADMYTSPGQPATATSKVVYGGATLDPEHGAALRGNVVAISAPDVFDRTFRAQVARARAIASAAGARGLLVVLGPSATGEDITRQAGAAASTRGLQPEVPVAYVRRERAIAAFRAANADLAALEARSASAPVAIDGLTATITAPFRDTDHRPPNVAAILPGSDSLLRDTYIVLSAHFDHVGVGAPDASGDSIYNGADDDASGTAGMLEVAEAFAALPVAPRRSLVFLAVSGEEKGLLGSRWYSDHPTVPIEQIVANVNLDMIGRNAPDSIVVIGQEFSSLGPLIQQIAGAQPDLGLTVAEDIWPEQNFFFRSDHFNFARREIPALFFFAGVHEDYHRPTDHVEKIDTDKAARIARLVYWLTSAVANDAQPPQWTDEGLERVRQLTQ; encoded by the coding sequence ATGAGAGTCAGACGTTTCGCAGTCCTGCTGCTGGGGGCGGCCGCTGCGGCGTGCGCCGGCCAGCCGGCGCCTGCGACGCCCACTGCCGGGCCGACCTCCGCCGCCGATCAGGCGGAGGCGACGATCACGGCCGGCGACATCTACGCGCGCATCGCGTTCCTCGCGGACGACGCGCTGCGCGGGCGCGACACGCCGAGCCCCGGGCTCGAGGTGGCCGCGGCCTACATCGCCAGCGAGTTCCGTCGCATGGGCCTCGAGCCGGGCGGGGAGAACGGCACATACCTGCAGCGCTACCCCTTCATCACCCGCGTCCTCGACGTGACGCAGGCGGCCGTCGAGCTGCGCGCGGGCGACACCCGCATGACGCTCACGTACGGCGCCGACATGTACACGTCGCCCGGACAGCCCGCGACGGCCACCAGCAAGGTCGTTTACGGCGGAGCCACGCTCGATCCCGAGCACGGCGCCGCGCTGCGCGGCAATGTCGTGGCGATATCGGCGCCGGACGTGTTCGACCGGACGTTCCGCGCGCAGGTCGCACGCGCTCGCGCGATCGCAAGCGCGGCGGGCGCACGCGGGCTGCTCGTCGTGCTTGGGCCCTCGGCGACCGGAGAGGACATCACGCGGCAGGCCGGCGCCGCTGCGAGCACCCGCGGCCTGCAGCCGGAGGTGCCGGTGGCATACGTTCGGCGTGAGCGGGCCATTGCTGCGTTCCGGGCCGCCAACGCAGACCTCGCCGCGCTCGAGGCCCGCAGCGCCTCGGCACCGGTTGCGATCGACGGGCTGACCGCAACCATCACGGCGCCGTTCCGGGACACCGATCACCGCCCGCCCAACGTCGCGGCGATTTTGCCCGGCAGCGACTCGCTGCTGCGCGACACGTACATCGTGCTCAGCGCGCACTTCGATCATGTCGGCGTGGGTGCGCCAGACGCGAGCGGTGATTCCATCTACAACGGGGCAGACGACGACGCATCCGGAACCGCCGGGATGCTCGAGGTGGCTGAGGCGTTCGCGGCACTGCCCGTCGCTCCGCGCCGCTCACTCGTGTTCCTGGCCGTGAGCGGCGAGGAAAAGGGGCTGCTGGGCTCGCGCTGGTACTCGGACCACCCGACCGTACCGATCGAACAGATCGTCGCGAACGTCAACCTCGACATGATCGGCCGCAACGCACCGGACAGCATCGTCGTCATCGGGCAGGAGTTCTCCTCGCTCGGTCCGCTCATTCAGCAGATCGCCGGCGCACAGCCCGACCTGGGACTCACGGTCGCCGAGGACATCTGGCCCGAGCAGAACTTCTTCTTCCGCAGCGATCACTTCAATTTCGCACGCAGGGAGATCCCGGCCCTGTTCTTCTTCGCCGGCGTGCACGAGGATTACCACCGGCCGACTGATCATGTCGAGAAGATCGATACCGACAAGGCCGCACGGATTGCGCGCCTCGTCTACTGGCTGACCAGCGCGGTCGCCAACGACGCGCAGCCGCCGCAGTGGACCGACGAAGGTCTCGAGCGCGTGCGGCAGCTCACACAGTAG
- a CDS encoding glycosyltransferase, translated as MKPTVLIFRKRLLPWSETFIAAQGRALKRYHPVFVGYQRDPAGAAYLDGCEQILLSDHEPLPGVAIGKALLKVAGRVPRSWLRALEATRPRLVHAHFATSAQPALRLAEALRLPLVMTFHGHDIAKTPRNRAHAERRRALFTRVDRAIAVSDFIADRLREAGCPEEKIVVHHIGVDTDRFVPAADAVTTPRVLFVGRLVEKKGLDHLLRAFPAVLKRVPGAELVIVGDGPLRARHASLAASLDVPARFVGVQTPDEVHGWLRASQVLAAPSVVTGTGDAEGLPVTIMEALATGLPVVAFPSGGSADGVRDGETGFLVGPGDETGLADAIVRVLSEAPLRTAMSAAARRLALDRFSISQQTTELERIYDEVLGQAGVCLC; from the coding sequence GTGAAGCCCACCGTCCTGATCTTCCGGAAGCGGCTGTTGCCCTGGTCGGAGACGTTCATCGCCGCCCAGGGACGCGCGTTGAAGCGGTATCATCCGGTCTTCGTCGGGTACCAGCGCGATCCCGCCGGCGCCGCCTACCTCGACGGGTGCGAGCAGATTCTGCTCAGTGACCACGAGCCGCTCCCCGGAGTCGCAATCGGCAAGGCATTGCTCAAGGTAGCCGGCCGGGTACCGCGATCATGGCTGCGCGCGCTCGAAGCAACGCGCCCGCGACTGGTTCACGCGCATTTCGCGACGAGCGCACAGCCGGCGCTCCGGCTCGCCGAAGCTCTCAGGCTGCCGCTCGTCATGACCTTCCACGGCCACGACATCGCCAAGACGCCCCGGAATCGTGCTCACGCAGAGCGACGACGCGCGCTGTTCACGCGGGTCGATCGCGCAATCGCAGTTTCGGACTTCATCGCGGATCGACTGCGCGAGGCAGGCTGTCCCGAAGAGAAGATCGTGGTGCACCACATCGGCGTGGACACCGATCGGTTCGTTCCGGCCGCGGACGCTGTCACAACGCCTCGCGTGCTGTTCGTCGGGCGACTGGTCGAAAAGAAGGGGCTCGATCACCTGCTGCGTGCGTTCCCCGCGGTGCTGAAGCGCGTGCCCGGAGCGGAGCTCGTGATCGTCGGCGACGGGCCACTACGTGCCCGGCACGCGTCGCTCGCCGCATCGCTCGATGTCCCGGCGCGGTTCGTCGGCGTACAGACACCGGACGAGGTGCATGGATGGCTCCGGGCGTCGCAGGTGCTCGCCGCGCCCAGCGTGGTCACAGGAACCGGCGACGCAGAGGGACTGCCCGTCACGATCATGGAAGCGCTGGCGACGGGGCTGCCGGTCGTCGCGTTTCCATCCGGCGGCAGCGCCGATGGTGTGCGGGATGGCGAGACAGGATTCCTGGTCGGCCCCGGCGATGAAACGGGTCTGGCGGACGCGATCGTGCGCGTGCTGTCCGAGGCGCCGTTGCGCACGGCGATGTCGGCAGCGGCGCGTCGGCTCGCGCTCGACCGGTTCTCGATCAGCCAGCAGACAACGGAGCTGGAGCGGATCTATGACGAGGTGCTGGGCCAGGCCGGGGTTTGCCTCTGCTGA
- a CDS encoding response regulator: MRTILLVDDQLQLLGIHRIYLENHGYRVLTAESGERALEVVRRQLPDLILLDHSLPGRTGADIAAELKGDAVLRKIPIVMMTAHTYGAVGRRARDAGVDGFLSKPCDPHRVLQEVQRYLAA; encoded by the coding sequence ATGAGGACGATTCTCCTGGTCGACGATCAGCTCCAGCTGCTCGGAATCCACCGCATCTATCTCGAGAATCACGGCTATCGCGTGCTGACGGCGGAAAGCGGAGAGCGCGCGCTCGAAGTCGTGCGCCGACAGCTTCCGGACCTCATCCTCCTGGATCATTCGCTGCCAGGTCGCACCGGCGCGGACATCGCCGCCGAGCTCAAGGGTGATGCCGTCCTGCGCAAGATCCCGATCGTCATGATGACCGCCCACACCTACGGCGCCGTGGGCCGCCGCGCCCGTGACGCAGGCGTCGACGGCTTCCTCTCCAAGCCCTGCGACCCGCACCGTGTGCTCCAGGAGGTCCAGCGCTACCTGGCCGCGTAG
- the lepA gene encoding translation elongation factor 4, producing MQLDRIRNFCIVAHIDHGKSTLADRLLEQTATFTQREMAAQVLDSLDLERERGITIKLHAVRMLHRANDGETYELNLIDTPGHVDFTYEVSRSLAACEGAILVVDASQGVQAQTLSNLFLALDAGLEIIPVLNKIDLPGAEPERRREELVELLGVDPDDVLSVSAKEGTGVDALLEAVVQRIPPPQGDRNAPLRALVFDSYYDRYQGAIPTVRVVDGVLRKGLRITFGAAEGVYPVDEVGYLRVGRFPTEELGPGEVGYVLAGIKRVSETRSGDTVLDADNRAEELLPGYQEVKPMVFSGLYPSDADQYEELRDALEKLKLNDASLFYEPEVSTALGFGFRCGFLGLLHMEIVQERLEREFDLDLVTTVPNVEYHVQMSDGSRLAIENPSALPDRTRIDDILEPYVRARIVAPSEYIGNVQKLCHERRGEFREMHYLDQTRVEFVYELPLAEIVLDFYDKLKSGTRGYASLDWEFLEYRPNDLVKLDMMINGDSIDAFSVIIHKDKAYEWGRAMAEKLRELIPRQMFEVAIQASIGGRIIARESIRAMRKNVTAKCYGGDISRKRKLLEKQKEGKKRMKQVGSVEIPQEAFLAVLKVGE from the coding sequence GTGCAGCTCGACAGGATCCGAAACTTCTGTATCGTCGCACATATCGATCACGGCAAGTCGACGCTGGCCGACCGGCTGCTCGAGCAGACGGCCACGTTCACCCAGCGCGAGATGGCGGCGCAGGTGCTCGACAGCCTCGATCTCGAGCGTGAGCGCGGCATCACGATCAAGCTGCACGCCGTGCGCATGCTCCATCGCGCGAACGACGGCGAGACGTACGAACTGAACCTGATCGACACGCCCGGCCACGTGGACTTCACCTACGAGGTCTCGCGTTCCCTTGCGGCCTGCGAGGGCGCGATCCTCGTGGTCGACGCCAGCCAGGGCGTGCAGGCGCAGACGCTCTCCAACCTGTTCCTCGCGCTCGACGCCGGTCTCGAGATCATCCCGGTCCTGAACAAGATCGATCTGCCCGGCGCGGAGCCCGAGCGCCGGCGCGAGGAGCTGGTCGAGTTGCTCGGCGTCGATCCCGACGACGTGCTCTCGGTCTCCGCCAAGGAAGGCACCGGCGTCGACGCCCTGCTCGAGGCCGTGGTGCAGCGCATTCCGCCGCCGCAGGGCGATCGCAACGCGCCGCTGCGCGCCCTGGTCTTCGACTCGTACTACGACCGCTACCAGGGCGCGATCCCGACCGTGCGCGTCGTGGACGGCGTGCTGAGAAAAGGCCTGCGGATCACGTTCGGCGCGGCCGAGGGCGTCTACCCGGTCGACGAGGTCGGCTACCTGCGCGTCGGCCGCTTCCCCACGGAGGAGCTCGGTCCCGGCGAGGTGGGCTATGTGCTGGCCGGCATCAAGCGGGTCAGCGAGACGCGCTCCGGTGATACGGTCCTCGACGCCGACAATCGCGCGGAGGAGCTGCTGCCCGGCTACCAGGAAGTCAAGCCGATGGTGTTCAGCGGCCTGTACCCGAGCGACGCCGACCAGTACGAGGAGCTGCGCGACGCGCTCGAGAAGCTCAAGCTGAACGACGCGTCACTCTTCTACGAGCCGGAAGTCTCGACCGCCCTCGGCTTCGGCTTCCGCTGCGGCTTCCTCGGCCTGCTGCACATGGAGATCGTGCAGGAACGGCTCGAGCGCGAGTTCGATCTCGACCTCGTCACGACCGTGCCGAACGTGGAGTACCACGTGCAGATGTCGGACGGCTCACGGCTCGCGATCGAGAACCCCAGCGCGCTCCCCGATCGCACCAGGATCGACGACATCCTCGAGCCGTACGTGCGCGCACGGATCGTCGCGCCTTCCGAGTACATCGGCAACGTGCAGAAGCTCTGTCACGAGCGGCGCGGCGAGTTCAGGGAGATGCACTACCTCGACCAGACGCGCGTCGAGTTCGTCTACGAGCTGCCCCTCGCCGAGATCGTGCTCGACTTCTACGACAAGCTGAAGAGCGGCACGCGCGGCTACGCCTCCCTCGACTGGGAGTTCCTCGAGTACCGACCAAACGACCTGGTCAAGCTCGACATGATGATCAACGGCGATTCGATCGATGCCTTCAGCGTGATCATCCACAAGGACAAGGCCTACGAGTGGGGCCGCGCCATGGCGGAAAAGCTGCGCGAGCTGATCCCGCGGCAGATGTTCGAGGTCGCCATCCAGGCGTCCATCGGCGGCCGGATCATCGCGCGCGAGTCCATCCGCGCCATGCGCAAGAACGTCACGGCCAAGTGCTACGGCGGCGACATCAGCCGCAAGCGCAAACTTCTCGAGAAGCAGAAGGAAGGGAAGAAGCGCATGAAGCAGGTCGGCAGCGTGGAGATTCCGCAGGAAGCGTTTCTGGCGGTGCTGAAGGTGGGGGAGTAG